The DNA region CCGTTGCTGCTCGAGCATGGCTGTCCGGTCGTTTTCGAGTGTGTGGAATATGGTGTGAAAGCTCCTGCGCGCGGCTTCCTCGGTGGCAAGCCGCGCCTCTTCAAGCTTCTTgatgccatcgtcgcctggcTTGTCCTTGAATGGTAGGCCGTCCGGCCCCTTGGTCTTGTCCCCGTGTCTTGGAGAATTCACCGAGTGCACTGGAGAGCTGCCGGACTtggagggggagaggagggaactcgcggcggcgacggccgcgttcTGGGGCTTGGACGCGGACGCAGGCTCCGAgccttcctcgtcgtcgtcgtcttcgtcgtcataATTGTCTTCGTCGATGGCGCGTTTGGCCTtcttgcgcggcggctcttTGATTGGTTCGTGGTCGGTCGTGGGCGGCAGGGTGACGGTCGGGGTGGGGGGTTGGCGCCGGAGCGCCGCAATCGCGTCGACATTGTACGAACCGTCATCGGCAAACAACAGCGCGACCTTGTCCTCGGTTTTGCGATACAGGTCGGCGAAGAGAGCGCGCCggttctcctcctcgatgtCGACTGATGCCTCAGGCATCAACCCGATGATGTTGTCGACAGGGGTCTGGGTGCGCGCCgggccatcgtcgaggtgATGCAAAGAGCGACTGCTGTTTGTATGCTGcaaggcgggaggcggccaggctggctggccgttggGGAGAGACATTTCGGGCCCGTGGCGATGAAAgcgacgacacggcgcgTTGTCGCCATGCGCGTGTGGTGCGCTCGCGTAGGGCCGGGACGGTGGGGATTGGAAACGTCAAAGGAGCATCGGTGGAAAGAGCGGCTTCGACATAGATGGAGGGCGCAATTTCGCGACGATCGACGTTGCGCCGGCGGAGCTTTGATGGCTCGCGTTTGGAGCGATTTGGCTGCGTATCGACGGATGAGGTTGAGGATGATGGTTTGGTGCACCCTGCTCCGTACAGGTGCCAGAGCGGGACTTTCCCACCCCCGGAGGGGGACAGAGACCAGTGCTGGGCAGGGTACCGTAGGGCGGGTGCCGGTACCTGCGCCAGCGAGACCGAGCGATCGAACCGCAGCAACACGAGCAGCCAGGAAAACCTAGCTCTCGAGCTGCAAGCTTGCAAATCGCGGCTAAATTCTGAGTTCACAATCATAGATTTGAATATCGTAAATCTCGTCGACCGGctgcgccgtcgatgcggacATCAAAAAGCAGGTACCTGGGGCCGGGTCAGGTACCTTGGGGGCCCGCTGGCACCCATGATGCGCGCACGGAAGCGCCGCCAAGGTCATGGGAGGCGTCACGTGACAAAGCGCTGCTGAACCAGCGCAGGGGCCCGTTCTCTACCGTCAAAGCAGAGGTTGCGCCGTGCCTCGCCGTCACAGAGGCCCCAGAAGGCCGAAAATGAAGATCAAAAGAGGCCCACTACTTCACAAAAAATCGGCGACAGTCGTGCATCCTGCAGTTAGCAAAATCGCTTATTGGTGGTGCCAGTGCGACGTGCGCGAAAGATGGATTTATTTCTCAGGTACTTCGTGCTTTTGCTGTACCCTCTCTCCACAGCATTGGGCTGCCCCTACTGTTccggtacgtacctagtaggtactaacggGCTGGAGCGAGGCGACAGAGGCTCCAGTAGCTGATCCCTGCCCCTGCGCCGTGTCACAGCGCCTTCCAAGGTTGCCCGACGCAGCTGCTCTTGAGGTGGCCATAGCTTCCCGGTCAGCCAACTCCACGACAGCTTTCTTGCGCCGCACCACTTACGCCGCCGTactgcctcgcctcacccATTTCTTCCCATCCGTCTGCGCGGGCGACACTCGAGTGGCTCCAGGGTTCACCGATCAGATCTAATCTCGGCTCGAGGGGTACCGCGGCCACCTCAGCGGTGGTGGCAAACACAAGAATCGGACGGTCCCCGCGCTGCGGACACGTCGgtgcgacggcctcgagATGCGAATAAGGCTACCCTTTGCAGGTTAGTTGCCACAAGCCGACCGCGATAGTTGCAGCACGTAGCATTAACGCAGCCATCCCAGGTGTcttcctgctcctgctcctaCTCGCAGGCTACGCCGGCCTCTCCacgctgcagctcggcgatTATGTGAACGACAAGGTCCTCCACCTTGTAACCTTCTTTGCCCTCACCATTGTTTTCTACTGGATTGTCGATACAAACCGCCGACGCACCCTCAACATGACGCTCATTGTATGCACCCTTATCCTCGGAGTGGGGTCCGAGTTTGTGCAGAGCTTCCTCCCCAACGATCGCGAGTTCGACATATACGATATCGTGGCAAACGTGGTGGGGAGCCTCGCGGGGCTGGGACTGTGCTCTTGGTACCACAAACGCATGCTTGAGCGAAGAAGGCAGCGCAAGACGTACAACGCCGTCCCTggcgaggacgcggacgacgtcgagctcggcgaggaccaCGAGACGGGCGTGACTGACGGACCGTCTCGTGGCATGACACTAGAGGAGGAAGTAGACAACTGGGATGAGCATGCGCCCGATGATTGGGACGAtggtgacgccgcccagcagcctgGAGCGACAGCCACCAGAGAGCCGGACCCTGTCGACATTGGAGACGCCAAAAGACGAACAGATTGAGGATTCGTCGCCACCAGTTGCGACGAACCTGGCGGCTGGTCTTTGCCTGTATGCGATAACGACAATGCGACGCTGTTTCGGGCGTTGGGTTTATATCGACTGCGAGGATGGGAACTCACATAGCGGATTGTATGATCAACGAATAAGCGAATTGAACGCCATGGTATTTCTGCCTGCCCATACGCCATGCTAATGCCCATGATCTCACAACGCAGCTTCCACTATTACTGTCTCGATCTGTTGCGCGGCTTTGCGGGGTCTGGAATCGAACCCTCCCTCCATCTTCAGACTCCCACAATGCAGCTGCTTTCCGAATGATCGGGCGTGCCACAGGAACACGGTCGCGGCGGGCCCGTACGTGGCCTGCTCCTAAGTGACGTTGACAGAGCCTTGGCGAGGTGTGCACGCTCCGCCTCTGTCACCGGCTGCTGGGACATCAGCGCGCCACTGGCCATGGGCACGTGCTTGTCGGGTCCAGTAGTCTTGGTCGACGGTCGGATTTTTCTGGCCCTTGCCTTTCTCTTGCCTCGGCGAGCCATGGCCCTTCTTCCGAATATCGCTCTCAGTGTCATTTCCTTCACTCGGCGGATCCATCGCGCAGACTCTGACTGGAGAGGTACTGGATGGTATTCGGGGAACAGCGGTGCTTTGTCGCTGGCAATTTCTTGGCTCCATCTTTCGGTAGTGGAATCTGTGTCGCTCGATTTGTCCAGCGTCGGCCTGTCTGCCAGATTGTCCTCGTCCAATGCCACAGGTGGAGCGCCATCCTGCATGAACGCCGGGGCCGCACTCAGGGCCAATCTGGGGGATCCAGGGGTGTTAGACGCGGAGGTGTCGAAGTAGCCCGAATCGCGGCACTCCGCAGAAATGGCGGGTCGAGTCACTCCAGCAGCAAGATTCGGCTGTGGTCCGCAGACAGCGATagcgggcgtcgcctcggAGCCGGAGTGCTTTGCAGCAGTCATTGTGGGTGAACGGACAAGGTGATGGGATTAATATTGGCAACGACAGAATGCAGATTGATCGGATGAGACAGAAGACGCGCAGTCGATAGGTCGTCTCTCGCTGTTTTATACATTCGTCTCTTAGGCTTTGTTGATCTTGGGGTACGTTTCCTGGCGTTGTTGAACTTTCTGCAAGCCGGAAGGCAGTTGGTAccatcgcccgccggcgAAAGCTCCTCGCTGCCGGCTCATCGATGACGCATGGAGCCAGATCGTGGCCGAAGGTTTGCTGCAGGGGAAGCATCGCTCGGACGGACGCAAAGATGAGAGCATAAACATGACTTGTGGTACAAtatatactgtactttgCACGAAGTGAAGGACCGCAGCCGGCTCAACAACGCCCCCTGACTCTGCTCGACAGCGCTGTGCCAAGGCTGTGACATCTGTGGCTTCTCGCCCACGAAATCCAAAGTCTATCACAATTGCGCCGCCAGTTCTGGGTTTCGGAGTCGCCAGCTGGCGATCATGCGTCGCTGGAGCTTAAGTCACGACCTTACCCTAGACAAGCGCGGTCAAGGTGAGCCAAGGACCTCGGTGTGCCTACCCCACCATGACCTCGCTCACCGAGGCGGGCAGCCCACTGGGGAATGTCGACAGCTGCAAAAGCTCCAAGCTGCATCTCCACAGCGTCCCAAAGAGAGGTACGGCACCGACCATGGCGACCACAGACAAGGCGCCGGCTCAGAGGTAATTCTCAATTCTTGCAACGGGATACATGAGCCGCTCTTCAACTGACGAACTACCTGGCAGTGCCAAAGATGCGACGCCCACAAACCCGCGGGGGATCCCGTACGCGCCGTTCGTCGACAATGTCGAAGACTACGTCGCCACACGCCAGGATGTCGAGCCCACGCTGCGGAGCTTCCAGGAAATGATTTCGTGAGTTCTTGCGCGCCAATATTTGGGAGTCAAGGCCACGGGGGCTGGGACACTGTGTGGTAACCATGCGCAGGAAGTACCAGTTCATGGAGATGAACCTCCAACGACGGATGGGGGGACTGAAGGACAAGATACCCGACATTCAAAAGACGCTAGACACAGTTCAGTTCTTGAAGTCGAGAAAGGTACGACTGTCAACAGGAGGACGCGGCAGTCGCTGACCCTGAGAGCAGGACGAGATCGAGCCTATAGAATCCACCTTTGAGCTCAACGAGACGCTCTACGCCAGAGCGAACATTCCGCCTACGGACGAGGTTTACATTTGGCTAGGGGTGAGGCTGCTCCGCGGATCGTGGCCATGACGGACGAACGGATTGCTAACGCCCACAGGCCAACGTCATGCTCTCGTATCCGGTCGACGAAGCTGAAACGTTGCTGACGTCCAAGCTGTCGACGGCCAAAACGAGTTTGTCCAACTGCGAGGAGGACTTGGACTTTCTACGGGAACAGATTACGGTACGTCAACtacggccatggccacgcgCACTCGTGACTCGACAAAGCCACTGACTGATCGGCGTAGACTATGGAGGTTGCCATTGCGCGGGTATACAATTGGGAAGTCGTCCAGAAGCGAAAGGACAAGGCGAgcgaagaagaggagaagacgCAGTCCAAGGAGAGTGAGCAATGAGTGCGAGCCGAGGTCGTAGAAAGGCTGCCTTGGATGCACAAATGATATCCTGTCTTGTACGCGGCTACAGCCCACGTCTGCCCGATAGAGGCGAATTAAATGATGACAAAAACGACAATTGTGACCGACCTTGAGATGCTTGGACGATTTGTTTGATACGAACCATTATGCATCACGTTCTGGTTTCTGAAAGGGTCACGGTTCCCGAGCATGCAGAGGCAGAGACCCACTTTTGGCAAGTAACCCGATAGCTGCATATCAGAACGATTGATTTTCCAAGCTCCATCGCTCAGCGGGTCAGCAGCAGTAACCGCGATCAAGGCATTTTGTTGGATGCAGGTGACATGTTCCTCAATCCTACATCGCTGAAAGTATGAGGAGGTATGCTCAGCAATGCGACACGGGAGCTGGGGCGAAGATGGCCGTTGCAGGGCCGATCGCTTGCCGCCGCGTTCCTGGTAAGTCGTCTACGGTTCGATGTCGACAAAGGCCCGACTGACATTGCGACTTGCAGACACCGAGAGGGCAGCCGTCTCGCCGGGGGACCATACGTGCAGCGACATCACAGGCGGTGGCCGTCGCAAGAGATGACACTGACGAGGTGTCTCGGAAACAGTCTTTGTTGGGCTCTCATTCGGAGACCATACAGGCCGCCGTTGACTACAAAGCTTCGAACCCGACTCGAGCGGCGCAAAACCATGCCGCAGCCCATGATGAAACGACCGATGAGGCGCACATGACAGAATTCGGCCACGTTGATGGAGATCTACACGCAAGCAGTGGCAGACGGCCGGAGAAGCCTACGGCGCTTTCCAGGCGCCACAAAGCCCACGACAACGAAATCGAAGCGAGCCAGCGTGTGGTTGAGATGACTACGGGCACGATACTGCGCAAGGTGCTTGGCAAGGAGAGTGACAGCGTTTATTGGAAGAGAAAGGTTGCCGAGGCACGCAGCTTGAGGCTGCCCATCATTCTTCTGCAAATGATGATGCGGAACGAGGCCCAgcgccatggaggaggaagtgcgctgctccagctgctCCCAGACGAGCTCGAGTGGCGCCGTCTTTTGAACCTCGTATGTAGGATGGGGTTCTCGGTGGAGCAGCTGGAAGAGTACCAGTACGTCTTGCAAGGGACGTCGGACGACGAACGGTGTCGTCGGCTTCTGGCATTGGAGGGCGCTGCCCCCATGTTCCTCTTTTCGTTTCTTGTGCGGTCCTCGTCCAGGCTGACCGATGTGCCGACCCTCGCCAAGCTGATCGACTCATGCCCAGCCTACTACGCGATTGGTAAACAAGGGCCACGCCGACACGGACGCGAACATCCCACCGCCAGAACTGTGACCGAAAAAGCGCTACACCTGGGCCAGGACAAGTTCGAACTGATCATGCGCCTGCTCACTCGACAATGCCTGCGTATTGAGCCCAGACTTGTCGTCAggctggccgaggtcgccgcgcGGCACATCCAGAGCATCGCGACATACGCAGAGGAGCCCAGGAAATTGTTCGTGGTGCAATGCGAGGTGTTCAACAAGTGTCTGCAGATATTCCGACCTCACGCGGGCGTACAGATGGCGCAGAGGTCGTTGCCAAACGCCTACTTCTGGGAGGCACAGAGGATCCTGCTTGCCATGTCTGACAGCCTGAACAAGCCGCTTCTACTTGACCGCGGGGGCTTCCGAGCCATTCGGGAGGTGTTGGCAGGCCAGCCAAAGAACCAAGTTGAGATGCATAGCTCCACAAGACACGCACCCACATGGCCCCCTTATCTCCAACCTGGCGACGGTATGGACGAGAGGGCGGACCCAGAAGAGAACTGGAGCCGGACCGTGAGCGCCGGGATGCTCATGCAGGAGGCTGGGTTCTCCAAAGATGAGCACGATGACGCGCTGGACATTCTGCAGGGCATGACGACGGACGGATCGCCCACAATTCAGCAGCGGTCTCTCATGAGAAGTGAccgccacgtcggcgtctgGGAGGCGTCCATCCGGGCGACCAGAAATGCCCAAGAGGCGTGGGAGAGATTCCAAAACCCGCCTGAGCCGGGTGCAAAGCCTGGTCTGCAGCAGTACGCAGCCATGTTGGAGAAGCTGGTGCTCCGGGAGGCCGACACAAGCAGTCGCCTGCTTCCTGGGGACAAGGCGCTCAACTTTCCAACTCACCAGGAGGCCAACTTGGCAGAGTTTGAGCGCGCACGGATGCGGCCTCCTAGCGTGGCACAACTCTACCACCACATGCGACTCAACGGCGTCAAGCCGCGCGACAACTGCCTCCGGATTTTGGTTGCCAACGCAGAGTCGCTGGACACGGCGCACAGGTACTTGCGCGAGAGCACAGAAAAGGGCAGAATCGTGCGGGCCCTGATGGCAGACGAGCCCGAGCGGGAGTCTCTTAGGGCAGTGCCCATGGGCCTCTTCGCGGCCTACATTCAGGCGTGCTCAAAAACAGAAGGTAAGCGGGGTGGGCGGCAGTTGATGCGCGTGGTTCGCCTGGCAGAGATGCGTCTCGACGCCGATGACTCGCGTTGGAGCCCCTACATCTGGGGGCTCATCCTGAAGAACCTGTCCCAGCACCACCGGGCCCTGCGGATGTCACTTTCTGAGCAGGTGGACATGTTCCTCCACGTGGTCGAGCGAATCGAGCGCAGCCACGGGGTCCATCCATCTACGTTTGTGCAGCTTGCCAAGTGCATCCGCAAGGCAACGAGGCGTGAGGTCGTCAAGCTTGTGGCTGAGCTGGAGTCCGGCGAAGAGACAAAGCGCGGCTCTGTGCGGCAGTTGTACGACTGGCAAGCATCCGCATGTTCAAGCGCTGACGGGCACCGCCTCTCCTCTGGCAAACCGCATTCGGTCCAGGCGAGGACGCCTTTGTCCCTgctcagcagcgccgccgatcGCTTAAAGGAGACGTTCAGCAAGCTGGTGGAGCGTGAAAGCAAGAGCCGAGCGGTTCTGGATGCTCGAAATGTGGCGCCGCTGGAGAGGATAAGCGCGCGGATGGATCCCGTCCGAAGCGACCATGTCCACGAGTACATGCTGTCGCTGGCGTTCGTTGGCGAGTTTGACGAAATGGCAAGGACGCTGCGGTGGGTGATGGAGCAGTGGGGCCAGGaggacgtggtcgaggccATGGTCGGCCTGGATGAGCCCCCGACGCACGGCGATTTCCTGGAGGCGCTGTGCGCGTTCCGTTTCCTGGCAGAGCCCATGCTAGACAGGGAGGAGGCCTCGAAGGTacgagcgagcgcggcgggcctccCACTGGGCTGGACGTGGCCGGACGACGAAGCTGTGGCGGCGTATGTCGAGATGCAGCACGATGAGTCGATTgttgcgctgcgccgcgtgcTCGACTGGGTGAgggcgcggcaggcgggcggcagaagcgacgacgcgggACAGGGTCGCGCGGCCAATCAAAGGTAGTGGGAAAGGTGTGCcgttcgcggcggcgctggcgtttCAGAGCGATGACCAGCTTCCATGGTTTGgatcgaggcggccggcgcggcggcgacgttggaGGCGAAGAAGAGCCTTTTCAGACGAAACGGCATGGTACCACCGTCCACACCAGAGCTGTGTATTCGTACATTGGTCATATAGAGAGAGATACCCCCATGAAAGGAGAATAAGAGTTTGGACATGAAAGCAGCACCGTCAGCCGAGACAAAGCCAATCTTGCCTGggcatgtacagtatagaTGTGCGTATGTCGCAGAGGTCAGATGAACTGACTGACGCTTGCACATCCCAGTCGTCTGGTCGCACGCCGCTGGTGAGGCCTCGGATGCAAACGACGAGACGCGGCTCTACCTGTGTCTCCCCCGGCTCtcagaagcagcagcagcagcagcatccgcaGCAGGGCAAAGGGGAGCCAGTCAAGCTCCAAATGCCCGACCGACACTGCGACCGCCCCGACGGAacagggccagggccgtccgtctgtctggCGTCGCGGCAGGTGAGGTTGGTGGAGAGGCGGCGATTGGCCAGCGACGCTTGCCGCCGGAGGCGACTCCAgaaacccctccccccggaGACGCGCGAAAACGGGCGGCTGCGTGCCAATTATATCCGCCGTGCAGAAGGTTTGTCCTCCAACACCGGGGTGAATTACTGGAAGCGCaacgcagcgcagcagcagccgcccaaGGAGCCCACGCCAGCCGGCCCTGGACACGATACGCGCGAGCGGGATGCAACGATGCGGCGCTGGATCCCCCCGTCGCAATTTCGACCGGGAACGCTTGATGGGGTATCTTGTTGTACTACGCACTGTACTCCCTTGACTCAACGTTTTTTACTTTTGCCCGGGGGGCGTGGGCtggcggctgttgctgcggaTAACGAACTGCTGGTTGTGTAAGTACCAAGCCATTGGAGAGAGGCCCCCAACTCAATGTAtcgatgcgatgcgatgcgatgcgaggcGATGCTAGGCGAGGCGATGGCATGCAGGAACAGGGCAACGTACAAAACCAACGGCAGGCCGCCGATCCTTTGCTCGTTCTCGTCCCTCGCCATCTTGCTGGGTTGCGTTGCATGCCCGACTGTCGCTTTTtccctttcctttccttcTCGTCCAGTGGTTTGGGTCGGTCCCGGTCTCTCTCGCACGTCTAGACCttttctctccctccctccctctctctctctctgtcttaCACACAgcacacactctctctctgcaCAACATACACTCTTTCTCTCCCCGTCTTCTGGGTTCTCCGTCCCTCCAGCGTTGATCATTTCCTCTTCGTCTTTTCCCACCTTCTTTCTGTTCCCGTTGACGTGCCTGAACAATCATCGTTACCTTTGTTGCGCCGCCGTACAACCACCGGATACGGCTTttgccgccatcgtcatcaccaccactacaACCGGATAAAGCAAACTCACGAAAACAAGCCGCTTTGACGGGCGTTGCACGATCTCTTGGAAAAACCGTTTCCTTCGTTCATCAAGCGTTTGCTCTTCATCAAACTCCCCTGCGGCGgtgtttctctctctctctctctctctctctctctctctctccccctcgccgtTCTATCTCGTATCTTTGCTCCAACTTGGCACCAGTCTTTTTACTCCAGCGTCTCTCTCATCTTGCTGTTTTCGAAACACATCAAAAATCTCGCATCGCGCGACTGCAGGTCTTTCGAAGCGATGCGCAATATTGGCCCTCTCGCGGCTGTGATTTTCGCCTTATGGACtgcccagcccggccaggccgGTCCGTTGAGATGGACGGGCAGGTTGTATGTAAACCCTGTGATCGATCCGACCCACTTGTTACTGACGACTTACACGGCGTAGAGTCCCACGAGGCAACTTAACCTCACTCACTACATCGGAGACCTCTGCGGTCCCAACAACCGCGGAAAGGTATGAATAGCGTTGTTGCTGCCCTTCTATATGGTCAACTGACGTCTCTCACAGCTCTTCCGCCAACTCTGGCGGTAGTGAAGCCCCGGGCTCTACCCCCCGGCCCGACTTCACGACCTTGTCCGACTCGTCCATCCCGATTCCCTCATCGTTGTTCACGGCCACTCGAAAGGCCGTTGACTCGTCTGCAGCAACCCACGCCTCGACCTCCATCCCCCTGGTTGTCGTCCCCATCGATGGAAGCGGATCGACAACGGTGGCTGCGACCATGTCAACCCCGACAACCGGCTTGAGAGCACCGGGTTCCGACACCGCTTCCACGGCTACAacatcgacgtcggcgacagGAAGTTTGACCACACCTGATGCTAGTTCTGTCCCATTACCGACCTCTTCGACTGGTCCCTCGTCGGAATCGTCTCAGCCCACAACCAGCTCTCCCACAACCGAGCTCTTGTCGACCACGGCTAGCACTACCGCGCCAACGACTGAGGTCAACGGCCCCCGACCTACGTTTGTGACGCCGTCCGTTACTCCTCCCAAGCTTCCGACAAGGGGGCCGTTATTTTCCAActcgagcaccaccacggcgctcCCAACGTCGGTTCCGGGCGGCACTGCCCCCGTTGTCGGCACGTCGTCCAGCCCTGACGAAGTTGGACCTAGGCCGACAACCCCCGAACCGGCTCCTGTGCCCTCATCGACGGGGCTCGCCACAGGAACGACGTCGGTGGCGCCCACGGGTGtatcgtcgccatcgtcaagcATCCCCCTCACGGCCACGGACGGCTTCACGCAGAGCGGGCCCGGGATCCCGTCTTCGGATGCGCCACGCACGACGCCGGGATCTCGGGACTCGTCGCTGGTGTCATCAACCTCGGTTCCTCCCGAGGGTGGCTCGACTGGCGTGCCCACAGTCCTGCTtcccacgccgacgcccaagaCACATACGCTCCCCGcaccgacgacatcatctgcacagccagcgacgaggacgacgacgagtacgcCTACCGgcagcacctcctcgccgcccgtgccacccgctccctcgccaccatcatcccCTACTTCCTTGGCGGCACCCACCACGTCGTCCACCACGACCATCACCGTCAGCCCAACCGGCGCGCCGGACAGGTCACTACCCACCGCGATCCCCGTCTACCCGACCGCCACGACCAGCGTGCCCCTGGCCGTATACCAGGACAacctcgcgcaggcgcgccACCTCAACGACATCTACGCGGGgctctcgccgtcgtccgcctGCTCCGCGGGCCAGGTGGCGTGCATACAGGGCCAAGTCgcgcgctgcggcagcggcggcgcgttcGCCCTCGAGCAGTGCCCCGACGGGCAGCGCTGCTTTGCGTTTCCCATGACCAACGTGCCAGGCGCGTCGATAGGGTGTCGGAATCTGGATGAGGCGAGGAggctgctcggcgagggggctgttggtggtggtaaggggtcgacgac from Purpureocillium takamizusanense chromosome 3, complete sequence includes:
- a CDS encoding uncharacterized protein (COG:S~TransMembrane:3 (n7-18c26/27o36-53i60-79o91-112i)~EggNog:ENOG503P3CD) — protein: MRIRLPFAGVFLLLLLLAGYAGLSTLQLGDYVNDKVLHLVTFFALTIVFYWIVDTNRRRTLNMTLIVCTLILGVGSEFVQSFLPNDREFDIYDIVANVVGSLAGLGLCSWYHKRMLERRRQRKTYNAVPGEDADDVELGEDHETGVTDGPSRGMTLEEEVDNWDEHAPDDWDDGDAAQQPGATATREPDPVDIGDAKRRTD
- the PRF1 gene encoding peptide chain release factor 1 (BUSCO:EOG09264UVA~EggNog:ENOG503NX0J~COG:O), with the protein product MTSLTEAGSPLGNVDSCKSSKLHLHSVPKRGTAPTMATTDKAPAQSAKDATPTNPRGIPYAPFVDNVEDYVATRQDVEPTLRSFQEMISKYQFMEMNLQRRMGGLKDKIPDIQKTLDTVQFLKSRKDEIEPIESTFELNETLYARANIPPTDEVYIWLGANVMLSYPVDEAETLLTSKLSTAKTSLSNCEEDLDFLREQITTMEVAIARVYNWEVVQKRKDKASEEEEKTQSKESEQ
- a CDS encoding uncharacterized protein (COG:O~EggNog:ENOG503Q4MQ): MLSNATRELGRRWPLQGRSLAAAFLTPRGQPSRRGTIRAATSQAVAVARDDTDEVSRKQSLLGSHSETIQAAVDYKASNPTRAAQNHAAAHDETTDEAHMTEFGHVDGDLHASSGRRPEKPTALSRRHKAHDNEIEASQRVVEMTTGTILRKVLGKESDSVYWKRKVAEARSLRLPIILLQMMMRNEAQRHGGGSALLQLLPDELEWRRLLNLVCRMGFSVEQLEEYQYVLQGTSDDERCRRLLALEGAAPMFLFSFLVRSSSRLTDVPTLAKLIDSCPAYYAIGKQGPRRHGREHPTARTVTEKALHLGQDKFELIMRLLTRQCLRIEPRLVVRLAEVAARHIQSIATYAEEPRKLFVVQCEVFNKCLQIFRPHAGVQMAQRSLPNAYFWEAQRILLAMSDSLNKPLLLDRGGFRAIREVLAGQPKNQVEMHSSTRHAPTWPPYLQPGDGMDERADPEENWSRTVSAGMLMQEAGFSKDEHDDALDILQGMTTDGSPTIQQRSLMRSDRHVGVWEASIRATRNAQEAWERFQNPPEPGAKPGLQQYAAMLEKLVLREADTSSRLLPGDKALNFPTHQEANLAEFERARMRPPSVAQLYHHMRLNGVKPRDNCLRILVANAESLDTAHRYLRESTEKGRIVRALMADEPERESLRAVPMGLFAAYIQACSKTEGKRGGRQLMRVVRLAEMRLDADDSRWSPYIWGLILKNLSQHHRALRMSLSEQVDMFLHVVERIERSHGVHPSTFVQLAKCIRKATRREVVKLVAELESGEETKRGSVRQLYDWQASACSSADGHRLSSGKPHSVQARTPLSLLSSAADRLKETFSKLVERESKSRAVLDARNVAPLERISARMDPVRSDHVHEYMLSLAFVGEFDEMARTLRWVMEQWGQEDVVEAMVGLDEPPTHGDFLEALCAFRFLAEPMLDREEASKVRASAAGLPLGWTWPDDEAVAAYVEMQHDESIVALRRVLDWVRARQAGGRSDDAGQGRAANQR
- a CDS encoding uncharacterized protein (COG:O~EggNog:ENOG503Q4MQ), with translation MRRWIPPSSANSGGSEAPGSTPRPDFTTLSDSSIPIPSSLFTATRKAVDSSAATHASTSIPLVVVPIDGSGSTTVAATMSTPTTGLRAPGSDTASTATTSTSATGSLTTPDASSVPLPTSSTGPSSESSQPTTSSPTTELLSTTASTTAPTTEVNGPRPTFVTPSVTPPKLPTRGPLFSNSSTTTALPTSVPGGTAPVVGTSSSPDEVGPRPTTPEPAPVPSSTGLATGTTSVAPTGVSSPSSSIPLTATDGFTQSGPGIPSSDAPRTTPGSRDSSLVSSTSVPPEGGSTGVPTVLLPTPTPKTHTLPAPTTSSAQPATRTTTSTPTGSTSSPPVPPAPSPPSSPTSLAAPTTSSTTTITVSPTGAPDRSLPTAIPVYPTATTSVPLAVYQDNLAQARHLNDIYAGLSPSSACSAGQVACIQGQVARCGSGGAFALEQCPDGQRCFAFPMTNVPGASIGCRNLDEARRLLGEGAVGGGKGSTTTSTTPETGAPPPPPPTTTTKPVRPVVTMTTVVTVVDSSSSSSPPPPPPAPTPDAPSSSTPAPAPTPKTTSSASTSSPPPPPPPPPPPPPPPPAASLSSSSPPLGRITITQSIDVSLPTPSTSQPPPANSSNEPPPPNPTSLVLRPLDGPPPPGAQASDKANPAGGGGSGGGDSRTTQIVDGTPTVSVFFTVTVTEKERETQTVTLIVPASS